A window of the Schlesneria paludicola DSM 18645 genome harbors these coding sequences:
- a CDS encoding PP2C family protein-serine/threonine phosphatase, which produces MKLRAGWLSIVGKRDNNEDACYVDPRYRFFLVADGMGGQSAGERASGLAMEIVPQRLQLLDFEKSPPEQTTKIIDDAITQANYEIMALGELDPKLKNMGTTITFVVQVGGTLYIGGVGDSRVYLLRGGKIQQLTTDHSLTQALMDAGTLTPEEAVNHRYKNVLYRYLGCKEGGSGTSPKQVKPAVGDRLLICTDGVTGGADDATLAKILGAGTDPQKTAEAVVQAASDGGSKDNITGVVIFVDQA; this is translated from the coding sequence ATGAAGTTGCGAGCAGGTTGGCTCAGCATTGTTGGAAAGCGCGATAACAACGAAGACGCGTGTTACGTCGATCCTCGTTATCGTTTTTTTCTCGTTGCTGACGGGATGGGAGGGCAATCCGCGGGGGAGCGGGCCAGTGGTCTGGCGATGGAGATTGTCCCCCAACGTTTGCAACTGCTCGATTTTGAAAAATCACCTCCTGAACAGACCACCAAGATCATCGACGACGCCATCACCCAGGCGAATTACGAGATTATGGCGCTGGGTGAACTCGATCCCAAACTGAAGAATATGGGAACCACGATTACGTTCGTGGTGCAGGTCGGCGGAACACTCTATATCGGCGGCGTCGGCGACAGCCGTGTCTATCTTCTCCGTGGCGGAAAAATTCAGCAGTTGACGACCGATCACTCGCTGACGCAGGCGCTAATGGACGCCGGAACGCTCACTCCTGAAGAAGCGGTCAATCATCGATATAAGAACGTCTTGTACCGCTATCTCGGTTGCAAAGAAGGTGGCAGCGGAACCTCGCCGAAGCAAGTCAAACCGGCGGTGGGTGATCGATTGCTGATCTGCACGGACGGAGTCACTGGTGGCGCCGACGATGCGACGCTGGCAAAAATCCTCGGGGCCGGTACAGACCCTCAGAAGACTGCTGAAGCGGTGGTCCAGGCGGCGAGCGACGGCGGCTCGAAGGACAACATTACTGGCGTAGTCATTTTCGTTGATCAGGCCTGA
- a CDS encoding PIG-L family deacetylase has protein sequence MPEELPIPLDVLAVGAHPDDVEIAIGGTLARLVQQGYRAGICDLTNGEPTPGSPGPDARLAEAREAARILGVQMRETLTLPNRCLFDSFAARICLARVIRTWRPKMVIGIGAKTPMASPDHWQAMQITDAAIFYSRLTKWDDEFAGLPVHTVRRQLWYPLGLSTLDHPEPSNRFIVDISDSLDLKLDAIRAYKTQFPPSKDRVFRLVESQNRFYGASAGFDAGEMLMNATTLGIRDLMQTLCPPLPIPS, from the coding sequence ATGCCCGAAGAGTTGCCGATACCTCTGGACGTTCTGGCGGTGGGGGCACACCCGGACGACGTCGAAATCGCCATCGGCGGAACGTTGGCGCGGCTGGTTCAGCAGGGATACCGTGCGGGAATCTGCGATCTGACGAATGGCGAACCGACTCCTGGAAGTCCCGGGCCCGACGCCCGACTGGCCGAGGCACGCGAGGCGGCGCGAATTCTGGGAGTCCAGATGCGTGAGACGCTGACGCTGCCAAACCGATGTCTCTTCGATTCCTTTGCTGCACGAATCTGTCTGGCACGGGTCATCCGCACCTGGCGACCCAAGATGGTCATCGGAATCGGCGCAAAGACTCCGATGGCGTCACCCGACCATTGGCAGGCGATGCAAATCACAGACGCCGCCATCTTTTACAGCCGACTGACGAAATGGGATGACGAATTTGCCGGGCTACCGGTTCACACGGTTCGCCGTCAGTTGTGGTATCCGCTGGGCCTTTCGACGCTGGATCATCCCGAGCCGTCCAATCGCTTCATCGTCGACATCTCAGATTCGCTAGACCTCAAACTCGACGCGATCCGAGCCTACAAGACGCAGTTTCCGCCGAGTAAAGATCGAGTTTTCCGACTCGTCGAGAGTCAGAACCGATTTTATGGGGCGAGTGCTGGATTCGATGCCGGTGAAATGCTGATGAATGCTACAACGCTCGGAATTCGGGATTTGATGCAGACCCTTTGTCCCCCCCTTCCGATTCCGTCGTAA
- a CDS encoding alpha/beta fold hydrolase has translation MNHLNPMSPVSDPTSPVTSPEGLVHVCEDNAPACSEAGDVALPSDDRIDGAGEPCPTPMMWQDVREQYLRDSTPWEIVRGPHRLAGRTWGDGPPLYFVNNFAATAELYSLVIWLLRDHFRCVVFDAVTSDTHAARLSKPTICEFAEDLMLVADRHGDVCFPIYGAGFGAAVALQAAVDHPARIQWLVLQHGFAKRKVTLFERMLASACLRSGQLLDQLPQRRRFQAVNHKPWFPPFDSSRFDFLIQSTGTLPLRDLARRAIAVRSFDLVSRLGEVSCPVMLLRTEGEGRMSADSQTLLEQRLKDPRVEWMHSAGQHPCLTHPHRVAKIVQTFQQSVAG, from the coding sequence ATGAATCATTTGAATCCCATGTCACCGGTTTCCGATCCAACGAGTCCCGTGACGAGTCCAGAGGGTTTGGTCCATGTCTGCGAAGACAACGCGCCAGCCTGTTCCGAAGCAGGAGACGTGGCTTTACCTTCTGACGATCGAATCGATGGCGCGGGCGAACCCTGTCCCACACCGATGATGTGGCAAGACGTGCGAGAGCAGTACTTGCGTGACAGCACTCCTTGGGAAATCGTGCGTGGTCCGCATCGATTGGCCGGGCGCACGTGGGGTGACGGTCCACCGCTCTACTTCGTGAACAATTTTGCCGCGACCGCCGAATTGTATTCGCTCGTAATCTGGTTGCTGCGCGACCATTTTCGTTGCGTCGTGTTTGATGCGGTGACGAGCGACACGCACGCGGCGCGGTTGTCGAAGCCTACGATCTGCGAATTCGCGGAAGACTTGATGCTGGTTGCCGATCGCCACGGCGATGTGTGTTTTCCAATCTATGGAGCCGGTTTCGGAGCCGCAGTCGCACTTCAGGCGGCGGTTGACCATCCCGCTCGCATTCAGTGGCTGGTCCTTCAACACGGCTTTGCGAAGCGAAAGGTGACGCTTTTCGAGCGAATGTTGGCCTCGGCCTGTTTGCGTTCAGGTCAGTTGCTCGATCAATTGCCACAGCGGCGACGGTTTCAGGCGGTAAACCATAAACCGTGGTTCCCACCGTTTGATTCGTCCCGGTTCGACTTTCTGATTCAAAGCACCGGAACATTGCCCTTGCGAGACCTGGCACGCCGGGCCATCGCCGTCAGATCGTTTGATCTGGTGTCGCGGCTGGGCGAAGTCTCGTGTCCCGTGATGCTCTTGAGAACAGAAGGCGAAGGGCGAATGTCGGCCGATTCACAAACGCTGCTGGAACAGCGTTTGAAGGATCCGCGGGTTGAGTGGATGCATTCGGCTGGTCAACATCCATGTTTGACTCACCCGCACCGCGTCGCCAAAATTGTGCAGACATTCCAGCAGTCGGTTGCGGGGTGA
- a CDS encoding NADP-dependent oxidoreductase — MNQSALLNRRILLKSRPIGAPVAENFQIEEVAIPAVQEGQVKLKTLFLSLDPYMRGRMSDAPSYAEPVQVGSVMCGGTISRVEESKHPKFQSGDLVLSYSGWQSFEISDGKGVTKLDPKMSHPSLALGVLGMPGFTAYMGLLDIGQPKEGETVVVAAASGAVGSVVGQIAKLKGCRTVGIVGGPEKCRYVTEELGFDVCIDRRADLRTELAAACPKGIDVYFENVGGAVFEAVMPLLNVRARVPLCGLISHYNDTKLPEGPNRLPQLTRTILTKRIKIQGYIISEDYRNRFGEFFSQMSTWVNEGRIKSREDVVNGLDNAPQAFIGLLEGRNFGKLIVRVASN, encoded by the coding sequence GTGAACCAATCAGCGCTCCTGAATCGGCGAATCCTTTTGAAGTCGCGTCCAATCGGTGCTCCGGTCGCAGAGAACTTTCAGATTGAAGAGGTCGCGATACCGGCCGTCCAGGAAGGTCAGGTCAAACTTAAGACACTGTTCCTTTCGCTGGACCCCTATATGCGAGGCCGCATGAGTGACGCACCTTCGTACGCGGAACCGGTTCAGGTCGGAAGCGTCATGTGTGGAGGAACCATCTCGCGGGTTGAGGAGTCGAAACATCCGAAGTTCCAATCAGGCGATCTGGTCTTGAGCTATAGCGGCTGGCAGTCGTTCGAAATCTCCGATGGCAAGGGTGTCACGAAACTCGATCCTAAGATGTCCCATCCGTCGTTGGCCTTGGGCGTCTTAGGGATGCCCGGATTCACGGCATATATGGGCCTGTTGGATATTGGCCAGCCCAAAGAAGGCGAGACTGTGGTTGTCGCCGCGGCAAGCGGGGCTGTCGGCTCGGTTGTCGGGCAGATTGCAAAGCTTAAGGGATGTCGCACGGTGGGAATTGTTGGCGGTCCAGAAAAGTGCCGCTATGTGACCGAGGAACTGGGGTTCGATGTCTGTATCGATCGTCGAGCGGATTTGCGAACAGAGTTGGCCGCGGCCTGTCCCAAGGGCATTGACGTTTACTTTGAAAATGTGGGCGGTGCGGTGTTCGAGGCGGTCATGCCACTCTTGAATGTGCGCGCACGAGTTCCCTTGTGTGGTTTGATTTCTCACTACAACGATACGAAGTTGCCGGAGGGGCCGAATCGATTGCCACAATTGACAAGGACGATTCTGACAAAGCGGATCAAGATTCAGGGCTACATCATCTCGGAAGATTACCGGAATCGATTCGGCGAATTTTTCAGTCAGATGAGTACATGGGTCAACGAAGGGCGAATCAAGAGTCGTGAAGATGTAGTGAACGGATTGGACAACGCGCCACAAGCATTTATCGGGCTGCTGGAAGGGCGGAACTTTGGCAAGCTGATCGTACGCGTGGCATCGAATTGA
- a CDS encoding serine hydrolase, which yields MRAHFKTLRWASQSACLLMLTGLGCLQSPSHIQAADDLVFPGRDWEQKSPVDAGLDERLLDAVATALGSRGCIIKNGYVVKAWGTQSEKSDWASSAKPVLSTLLMFAHNEGRVKSFDQPIVDFGWKLSEKDRGITFRHLGSMTSGYARPEGPGAAWAYNDYAIQLYQQTLFDKVYQDDPDTIFHAPERFGVLQLQDGFNFRKTNRRIRASVRDFARVAWFWMNRGNWNGQQILPRDFFDQNMRAQVPADLPLSIQAATDDYLKIGTYGGDSNHYSDCGPGIYGFNWWFNNQVGTRVGTLTWPDAPPDTVMSLGVRGNCTAMIPSLKLLVVAANADWGKNDAGDPNSVLNQRLKLIVAAGTPRPSAVETK from the coding sequence ATGCGAGCCCACTTCAAGACACTTCGCTGGGCGTCCCAATCCGCCTGTTTGCTGATGTTGACCGGCCTCGGTTGCCTGCAGTCTCCATCTCACATCCAAGCCGCCGATGATCTCGTTTTCCCTGGCCGCGACTGGGAGCAGAAGTCACCTGTCGACGCAGGACTCGATGAAAGACTGCTTGATGCCGTCGCGACAGCATTGGGGTCTCGCGGCTGTATCATCAAAAATGGGTATGTCGTTAAAGCATGGGGGACGCAATCCGAAAAAAGCGACTGGGCATCCTCTGCCAAACCCGTGCTTTCAACGTTATTGATGTTTGCCCACAACGAGGGAAGAGTCAAAAGCTTTGACCAGCCGATTGTCGACTTTGGCTGGAAGTTGTCGGAAAAAGACCGCGGCATTACGTTTCGACACTTGGGCAGCATGACGAGTGGATACGCTCGTCCCGAAGGTCCAGGAGCGGCATGGGCCTACAATGACTACGCCATTCAACTTTATCAGCAGACGCTGTTCGACAAGGTCTATCAAGACGATCCGGACACGATCTTTCATGCTCCCGAACGTTTTGGAGTCCTGCAGCTTCAGGATGGATTCAACTTCCGTAAGACCAATCGTCGTATCCGTGCGTCAGTCCGTGATTTCGCCCGCGTCGCCTGGTTCTGGATGAACCGCGGGAACTGGAACGGCCAACAGATTCTGCCCCGAGATTTTTTTGACCAGAACATGCGCGCTCAAGTTCCTGCGGATCTGCCGCTCAGCATCCAGGCCGCAACTGACGACTATTTAAAAATTGGCACCTACGGCGGCGATTCGAACCACTATTCCGACTGTGGTCCGGGGATCTACGGCTTTAACTGGTGGTTCAATAACCAGGTCGGTACGCGCGTCGGAACGTTGACCTGGCCGGATGCTCCACCAGACACGGTCATGTCGCTGGGTGTCCGAGGAAATTGTACCGCCATGATTCCGAGCCTGAAGCTGCTGGTAGTTGCCGCAAATGCCGACTGGGGCAAGAACGATGCAGGCGATCCGAACTCGGTCCTGAATCAGCGACTGAAATTGATCGTGGCCGCAGGAACACCAAGGCCGTCAGCTGTCGAAACCAAATAA
- the pelA gene encoding pectate lyase — protein sequence MMRKLVIAIGLLVTLLHSHPAKVIADTKMDGTSAVWHPLTWTFEGPEASASQDSPNPFLDIRLQVRFKGPNERTIIVPGYFDGDGQGGQHGHAWRAHFTPDQPGVWRYEAFFRAGSEVAVQLEAEAGTALDLPNRTGTFQVAVRNPDAPGYLKWGRLRYADRHYLKFEDGPYWIRGGTDEPEDFLGYVGFVRTPGRHHYKDHLADWHPGDPDWGDGQGRAIIGALNYLAEQHVNSIYFLTMNIGGDGKNVWPWLGPIDAKGRETNDNLHFDVEKLQQWEVVLNHAQQKGLFLHIVFNEAEDANKRELDNGELGTERKLYYREMIARFSHHLALQWNLCEEYNLNFDLGAERVRQFADYVHALDPYGHPITVHSAGDPVEKLRFTYGDPRFGMTSVQLNQRPIHEVAEALRRETIKSGRPLPISMDEFTLDRGQRASHIPVDEAEGHRREKIWPTYFSGGMLEFILGDLLKTDSFKTPEREKLWKSLWYARKFIEQELPFWEMEPADELVNGAGTYAVGIGKGKTVPLGPQVFAKRGEIYAVYFPTAASTGSLDLSDLKGDAVQRWYNPRTGEFVGPDSNIAGGNQHSFGAPPSDPEMDWVALIRRSDQKKNEAIDTSGFRDSAGHWRHIRDTTRFIQVEPNQAAYTSNQVPEIVTNILLFQRANGGWPKDYDMLAVLTDAQKQAVLATRDRSDTSFDNHNIHSQVDYLAKACSQIATPEWQDACRRGFDFMLAAQLPNGGFTQRFPNPKGYGAHITFNDGVMIGIMNVLQDAAEGHPQWSWLDSDRRQKAKAAVAHGITCLLNCQIRVNDVRTGWCQQHDAKTFEAASARTFELASICPQDTTGIIQFLMRTKQPSPELISAMDDAIHWLDRVALTGIRIERIPAPKAEFLRHDTNFDVVVQSDPSANRIWARHYEIGTDRPIFAGRDAVKRYALSEIERERRTGTAWYGAWPARLLKDYPTWRDSVKGRGIE from the coding sequence ATGATGCGAAAACTCGTGATCGCCATCGGACTGCTTGTCACGTTACTCCACTCTCACCCGGCCAAGGTGATTGCGGACACGAAGATGGATGGGACGTCGGCCGTCTGGCATCCGCTGACCTGGACATTCGAAGGCCCCGAAGCATCGGCAAGCCAAGATTCTCCCAATCCATTTCTCGACATTCGCCTGCAGGTTCGTTTCAAGGGTCCGAACGAACGAACAATCATTGTTCCGGGCTACTTTGATGGGGATGGCCAGGGTGGACAACATGGTCACGCCTGGCGTGCCCACTTCACCCCCGATCAACCTGGAGTATGGAGATACGAGGCATTCTTCCGAGCCGGCTCCGAAGTCGCCGTGCAGCTCGAGGCCGAAGCGGGGACAGCCCTCGACCTCCCCAATCGAACGGGAACGTTCCAGGTCGCAGTGCGCAATCCTGATGCCCCAGGGTATTTGAAGTGGGGGCGGTTGAGATATGCCGATAGGCACTATCTCAAATTTGAGGATGGCCCCTACTGGATCCGCGGTGGAACTGACGAACCCGAAGACTTTCTGGGTTATGTCGGATTCGTCCGTACTCCCGGCAGACATCACTACAAAGATCACTTGGCGGATTGGCATCCTGGCGATCCTGACTGGGGTGACGGTCAGGGACGGGCGATCATCGGTGCCCTCAACTATCTGGCAGAACAGCATGTCAACAGCATCTACTTCCTGACGATGAATATTGGCGGCGATGGCAAGAACGTCTGGCCTTGGCTTGGCCCGATCGACGCCAAGGGGCGTGAGACCAACGATAATCTTCACTTTGACGTTGAAAAGCTGCAGCAATGGGAAGTCGTGCTGAATCATGCGCAACAGAAGGGTCTGTTTCTGCACATTGTGTTCAACGAAGCCGAAGACGCGAATAAACGTGAATTGGATAACGGAGAACTTGGCACTGAGCGCAAGCTGTATTATCGCGAGATGATTGCGAGGTTTTCGCATCATCTCGCTCTGCAATGGAATCTGTGCGAAGAATACAACCTGAACTTTGATCTCGGTGCAGAACGCGTTCGACAGTTTGCCGATTATGTTCACGCTCTCGATCCGTACGGCCATCCGATCACGGTGCACAGCGCGGGAGACCCCGTCGAAAAGTTGCGATTTACCTACGGCGATCCCCGGTTCGGAATGACATCGGTCCAATTGAATCAACGACCGATCCATGAAGTCGCCGAGGCATTGCGGCGGGAAACCATCAAATCGGGACGTCCACTTCCAATCAGCATGGATGAATTCACGCTCGATCGCGGTCAGCGTGCGTCTCATATCCCTGTCGACGAAGCCGAAGGCCACCGCCGTGAAAAAATCTGGCCGACATATTTCTCGGGCGGGATGCTGGAATTCATCCTGGGAGATCTGCTCAAAACCGACAGTTTCAAGACGCCCGAACGAGAGAAGCTTTGGAAGTCTCTCTGGTATGCCCGCAAGTTCATCGAACAGGAATTGCCGTTCTGGGAAATGGAACCAGCGGACGAACTCGTCAACGGTGCAGGCACCTATGCCGTCGGCATCGGAAAAGGCAAGACCGTCCCGCTCGGACCACAAGTCTTCGCAAAACGCGGCGAGATTTATGCGGTCTACTTCCCCACGGCGGCCTCGACTGGCTCGCTCGATCTCTCGGACTTGAAGGGCGATGCCGTTCAGCGGTGGTACAACCCGAGGACCGGCGAATTCGTCGGTCCTGACTCCAATATCGCGGGTGGAAACCAACACAGTTTCGGTGCGCCGCCCAGTGACCCCGAAATGGACTGGGTCGCACTAATTCGTCGATCCGACCAGAAGAAAAATGAGGCGATCGACACATCCGGTTTCCGAGATTCCGCTGGCCACTGGCGGCATATCCGGGACACCACCCGCTTCATCCAGGTCGAACCGAACCAAGCGGCGTACACTTCAAACCAAGTTCCCGAAATTGTGACAAACATTCTCTTGTTCCAGCGGGCGAACGGAGGATGGCCCAAGGACTATGACATGCTCGCCGTGCTGACCGACGCACAGAAGCAGGCCGTTCTGGCAACTCGCGATCGATCAGACACCTCATTCGACAACCACAACATCCACAGTCAGGTCGACTACCTGGCAAAGGCGTGCTCTCAGATTGCCACTCCGGAGTGGCAAGACGCGTGTCGACGCGGCTTCGACTTCATGCTTGCCGCTCAGCTTCCCAACGGAGGCTTTACTCAACGGTTTCCAAATCCCAAAGGCTATGGGGCGCATATCACATTCAATGACGGCGTCATGATCGGAATCATGAACGTCCTGCAAGACGCTGCTGAAGGCCACCCCCAATGGAGCTGGTTGGACTCCGATCGTCGCCAGAAGGCAAAGGCAGCCGTGGCGCACGGCATCACCTGTCTCCTGAACTGTCAGATTCGCGTCAATGATGTCCGAACCGGGTGGTGCCAGCAGCACGACGCAAAAACCTTCGAGGCCGCTTCCGCTCGAACGTTTGAACTGGCCTCGATTTGTCCGCAGGACACCACCGGAATCATCCAATTCCTGATGCGAACCAAGCAGCCATCACCCGAACTGATATCCGCCATGGATGACGCGATCCATTGGTTGGATCGCGTCGCATTGACGGGCATTCGCATCGAACGTATTCCCGCACCAAAAGCAGAGTTTCTACGACACGATACCAATTTTGATGTGGTCGTTCAGTCAGATCCGTCCGCAAATCGAATCTGGGCACGACACTACGAGATCGGAACCGATCGCCCCATCTTCGCCGGACGCGACGCGGTAAAGCGATACGCACTTAGCGAGATCGAACGGGAACGACGGACGGGCACCGCCTGGTATGGGGCATGGCCCGCCCGCTTGCTCAAGGACTATCCAACTTGGCGAGATTCCGTCAAAGGACGCGGAATCGAGTGA
- a CDS encoding pectate lyase family protein: MKQTIGSFLVSLTGSLLLATASTCLGEGPQIAFPGAEGAGRFAKGGRGGDVYHVLNLDDDGPGSLREGIRSASGPRTIVFDLSGTIELKSPLMIKKSFLTIAGQSAPGDGICLKDQTFGIQGASHVIVRYLRIRLGDQNKSVTSGGIDGMTTNDIDHVIFDHLTGTWGIDGNHDLRRGGNFTLQWSIYAEALNHSLHSKGGHAMLASFRDLTDNISLHHNLFASSRDRHPTLGGSPRTRPDAVADFRNNVIYNLSGATNLGNCRINAINNFYRSGPNTPVGNHPLATKTENKDALKAFLKGNVFENTPEYTRDNWLAVDVDRWKTNSYLSVSIPQIRVDTEFDVGSARPETDAPDVAFERVLKSAGASRRRDTADLRIVEGVVQRTNRLIDSQNEVGGWPVLKSEPAPQDADRDGMPDEWETQHGLNPNDAADRNGHNSDTGYTNLELYLNSL, translated from the coding sequence ATGAAACAGACGATTGGGTCATTTCTCGTCAGCTTGACTGGATCACTTCTGCTGGCAACGGCCTCAACTTGCCTCGGCGAGGGTCCACAAATCGCCTTCCCGGGTGCGGAGGGCGCCGGTCGATTCGCGAAGGGAGGACGCGGTGGCGATGTCTACCACGTGCTGAATCTCGACGATGACGGACCCGGCTCACTGCGCGAAGGAATCCGCTCCGCCAGTGGACCACGTACAATCGTGTTCGATCTGTCTGGCACGATCGAATTGAAATCTCCACTGATGATCAAGAAATCGTTTCTGACCATCGCCGGTCAATCGGCTCCCGGAGACGGCATTTGCCTGAAAGACCAGACGTTCGGCATTCAAGGCGCTTCGCACGTCATCGTACGCTATCTGCGAATTCGCCTGGGCGACCAAAACAAATCGGTCACGTCGGGCGGGATCGACGGGATGACGACGAACGATATCGATCATGTCATCTTTGACCACCTGACCGGAACCTGGGGCATTGATGGCAACCATGACCTGCGCCGCGGCGGAAATTTCACTCTGCAATGGTCGATTTACGCCGAAGCACTCAACCACAGTCTGCACTCAAAAGGCGGACATGCGATGCTCGCGTCATTCCGCGATCTGACCGACAACATCTCCCTTCACCACAATTTGTTCGCCAGCAGTCGCGACCGCCATCCTACCCTGGGTGGCAGCCCGCGCACGCGGCCCGATGCGGTCGCGGACTTTCGCAACAACGTCATCTACAACCTGTCCGGCGCGACGAACCTCGGAAACTGCCGGATCAATGCAATCAACAATTTCTACCGGTCGGGGCCCAATACGCCAGTCGGAAATCATCCGCTCGCGACCAAGACGGAAAACAAGGATGCGCTCAAGGCCTTTCTGAAAGGAAATGTCTTTGAGAACACTCCCGAGTACACGCGGGACAACTGGCTCGCGGTTGACGTCGATCGTTGGAAGACCAATAGCTATTTGTCCGTTTCGATCCCACAGATCCGAGTCGACACGGAGTTTGACGTTGGCTCGGCAAGACCCGAAACGGATGCGCCCGACGTCGCCTTTGAACGCGTTTTGAAATCCGCAGGTGCATCGCGTCGGCGTGATACAGCCGACCTCAGGATTGTCGAGGGCGTCGTCCAGCGGACGAATCGGCTGATCGACTCACAGAACGAAGTTGGTGGTTGGCCGGTGTTGAAGAGCGAACCGGCCCCTCAAGACGCCGATCGCGACGGAATGCCCGACGAATGGGAAACGCAACATGGCCTGAACCCAAATGATGCAGCCGATCGCAACGGTCACAACAGTGACACGGGATACACGAATCTCGAACTGTATTTGAATAGCCTTTGA
- a CDS encoding tetratricopeptide repeat protein, with product MKFILAGRNYLWLMVPALAVLIGYSQYHTAESHYKRGTAQHERGDYEAAIAEFTQAIRSEPQNAQAYCVRGIAWHYKGDEDLAIDDYTEAIRIDPEYAQAYVGRANAWFDKLQFNLAVADYTSTLRYDPKNLEAYYSRGVIRLEQNEMSDAIADFDSVVRIDRTHAPVYSRRGYAHGQLNALDAAFADYTEAIRRQPNDWLSYFNRGNVRQLVGEFRVAIRDYSRAIRLDPQLVVGYNNRGCAYAALEEIDSAEIDLSEAVRVDPQFSIGYYNRANLRCLRGDFDNAIRDYTEALHLDPKNWLFWSRLAWLRATLPGDDSVYEQSATEYALNACEYSGWQEPFGLSVLAAAYAAAEDWDNAIRREEQAIEMFDDDSLKRAALLRLERYRRHEACRELPEGFTSLLEINDLKPSLLPSQLPQNS from the coding sequence ATGAAGTTCATCCTCGCTGGACGCAACTATCTTTGGTTAATGGTGCCGGCGCTCGCCGTGTTGATCGGGTATTCGCAATATCACACTGCTGAATCGCACTACAAACGTGGCACGGCACAGCACGAGCGAGGCGACTACGAAGCCGCGATTGCAGAATTTACCCAAGCCATTCGCAGTGAACCCCAAAATGCACAAGCGTATTGTGTTCGAGGGATCGCCTGGCATTACAAAGGCGATGAAGATCTCGCCATCGACGACTACACGGAAGCCATTCGAATCGATCCTGAGTACGCTCAAGCGTATGTTGGACGTGCGAATGCGTGGTTCGACAAGTTGCAGTTCAATCTGGCGGTGGCCGACTATACCTCGACGTTAAGATACGATCCGAAGAATCTCGAAGCCTACTACAGTCGTGGTGTCATCCGGTTAGAGCAAAATGAAATGAGCGATGCGATCGCCGATTTTGATTCCGTCGTCAGGATCGATCGCACGCATGCGCCTGTCTATAGTCGACGGGGATACGCACACGGACAATTGAATGCGCTGGATGCCGCTTTTGCGGACTATACGGAAGCGATCAGGCGTCAGCCCAATGATTGGCTGTCCTATTTCAATCGAGGAAACGTACGCCAGTTGGTGGGGGAATTTCGAGTCGCCATTCGTGATTACTCGCGCGCCATTCGATTGGACCCGCAACTGGTCGTGGGATACAACAATCGCGGCTGCGCGTATGCCGCGTTGGAGGAAATTGATTCCGCAGAGATTGATCTTTCGGAAGCGGTCAGGGTCGATCCTCAATTCTCGATCGGCTACTACAACCGTGCTAACCTCAGGTGCCTTCGCGGTGATTTTGACAATGCGATACGAGACTATACCGAAGCACTGCATCTGGACCCAAAGAACTGGCTGTTCTGGAGTCGATTGGCGTGGCTGCGCGCGACACTTCCTGGGGATGATTCCGTTTACGAGCAATCGGCCACGGAGTACGCGCTGAACGCTTGTGAGTACTCGGGTTGGCAAGAGCCTTTTGGTTTGAGCGTTCTCGCTGCGGCGTATGCCGCAGCCGAAGATTGGGACAATGCGATTCGTCGAGAAGAACAAGCAATCGAGATGTTTGACGACGATTCTCTGAAACGGGCCGCATTGTTACGCCTGGAACGGTATCGACGCCATGAAGCCTGCCGCGAACTTCCAGAAGGATTCACGTCACTACTGGAAATCAACGATTTGAAGCCGAGCCTTTTACCTTCGCAATTGCCACAGAACTCGTAA